GGCGTGGCTGCGCAGCGACTTGCTGCCCATTCGCCAGGAGCGTTCAACGCTGGTGGTGTTCTATGGCCAGAAATACGGCCCTTTGTCAGCGGCGGGCGAGGCTGCAAAGCACAAGTTGGTCGAAGCTGCGCAACAGTTGCTGGCCGATAATCAGGATTACCTGTTTGGCCAGTGGTCTATCGCCGATGTCGACCTTGCGCTGATGCTGAACCGGCTGATCCTTAATGGCGACAGCCTTCCGGCCCCATTGGAGGCTTACGCCCGGCGCCAGTGGCAACGCCCGGCAGTGCAGGAATGGCTCAACTTGCAACGCCCGGCCATCTGAGGGCAACGCAAGGCATGGCCATTCGGCCATGCCTCGGGGCACGCTTTAGAAGTCGTACCGCGCACCAACCATCATGCTGCGCGAAGGCCCGTAGAAGTTGAACGTCGAGGTCGACCCCACCCGCGACAGGTAGTCCCGGTCGAACAGGTTGTTGACGTTCAACGTGGCGGTCAGCTTCGAGGTAACCGGGTAAGACAGCATCGCATCTACCGTCGCGTAGCCCGGCGCATCGATGCGCACGCCGCCGTTCTCGGAGTAGAAGTTGCTCATTGCCGAAATGCCACCACCGATGGCCAGGCCATTGAGCGGGCCCTGGCTGATGGTGTACTTGCTCCACAGCGAGGCCTGGTTACGCGGCATGATGAAGAAGGTGGTTTCGTCATCACCTTTTACAGTGTCGGTCTGCATCCAGGTGTAGCCGGCCAGCAGTTCCCAGTTCGGCGTCAACTTGCCGCTGACTTCCACTTCGGCGCCTTTGACCCGGGTTTTACCGGAGGCAACGGAGAAGCCGGTGTCCACACCGTCTTCGTCATACGCGGTGGTGGCGCGGTTTTCGTCGGTCAGGCGGAACACCGAAAGGCGGGTATTGAGGTCGCCACCGAAGTAGCTGCTCTTCAGGCCGAACTCATACTGCTCACCCTCACGCGGCTTGAGCACCCGGCCATTGCTGTCGGTATCGGACTGCGGCTTGAACACCTGCGAGTAGCTGGCGTACAGCGCGTGGTTGTCGGTCAGGTCGTAGACGATGCCGCCGTACGGGGTGAAGCGCCCATCCACGCGTTTATCATCGTTGGTGGTCGCACCGCTGCTGAGAGTGGTGGTGTAGAAATCACCGCGATACCAGCTGAAGCGGCCACCCGCGATCAGCGCCAGGCGCTCGATGGGGCGGAACGTGACTTTGGAGTACAGGCCGTACTCTTCCTCTTGCATGCCCGTTTCGGTGCTGTAGTTCGGCGACGGCTTGTTGAACTGCGTCGGCGAGTACGTGTTCACGTTGATCGAGCCGAGGTTGGTGGTGCCGTTGAGGTACTCGGTGTCGTAGTTCTTGTAGTCGGTGCCCACCACGAACTCGCTGACCTGGCCGAAGGTTTCAAACGGCTGGCTGTAGCTGGCGTCCAGGGAGTAGGTGTCCTGGGTGAAGTCGCGGGCGCTGGCGCGCTCCGAATTGGCACCGGTGGTGGCGTTGGTTGCGGTGAAGGCATACAGGTAATTGGTGTCGCGGTGCGAGCCACGGGCGGCAACGCGGCCATAGCCGCCGTTGTCGAAGCGGTGGGTCAGCTCAGCGACCAGGTCGGTGGTCTTGCCGTCGAAGTAGTTCCAGTCGGCGCCCAGGAAGCGGGAATGGCTGAAGTCTGGCACTTCACCCGAGAGCGACGCCGGGTAACCGTTGTGCGGGGTGATGTTCTTCACCTCGTGCATCAGGCCGAAAGACAACGTGGTGGCGTCGTCCAGGTCAATGTCCAGCGCACCGTAGTAGGTGTTGCTGGTGTTGGCGTTGT
The genomic region above belongs to Pseudomonas sp. PSKL.D1 and contains:
- the yfcF gene encoding glutathione transferase, with product MRLYVDAQFTSPYALSCFVALREKGIDFEMQPLNLDTLENQATDYARLSLTQRVPTLVHGNFALSESSAITEYLEDVFPQVPVYPQASQKRAKARQVQAWLRSDLLPIRQERSTLVVFYGQKYGPLSAAGEAAKHKLVEAAQQLLADNQDYLFGQWSIADVDLALMLNRLILNGDSLPAPLEAYARRQWQRPAVQEWLNLQRPAI
- a CDS encoding TonB-dependent siderophore receptor; this encodes MSGFKGVGSTRRVRGWLVLGLLAPFSLSALAETVATQAAAEDNSLDLPALTIEGNRLYDMLPSEQTGGYSVDAATVGTKTPAALKDIPQSITVYTQDYVKDRQFVHLDDLAKYTAGLRTLTNDSGRSSIYARGYEYSEFNIDGLPAPMASIFGTVPSLAAFDRVEIMRGPAGLFSSTSELGGIVNMVRKRPTAEFQGHVEAAYGTWDTNHEEIDLSGPLDDAGRVRGRFVASRDDTNGEVDYNANTSNTYYGALDIDLDDATTLSFGLMHEVKNITPHNGYPASLSGEVPDFSHSRFLGADWNYFDGKTTDLVAELTHRFDNGGYGRVAARGSHRDTNYLYAFTATNATTGANSERASARDFTQDTYSLDASYSQPFETFGQVSEFVVGTDYKNYDTEYLNGTTNLGSINVNTYSPTQFNKPSPNYSTETGMQEEEYGLYSKVTFRPIERLALIAGGRFSWYRGDFYTTTLSSGATTNDDKRVDGRFTPYGGIVYDLTDNHALYASYSQVFKPQSDTDSNGRVLKPREGEQYEFGLKSSYFGGDLNTRLSVFRLTDENRATTAYDEDGVDTGFSVASGKTRVKGAEVEVSGKLTPNWELLAGYTWMQTDTVKGDDETTFFIMPRNQASLWSKYTISQGPLNGLAIGGGISAMSNFYSENGGVRIDAPGYATVDAMLSYPVTSKLTATLNVNNLFDRDYLSRVGSTSTFNFYGPSRSMMVGARYDF